From Lagopus muta isolate bLagMut1 chromosome 12, bLagMut1 primary, whole genome shotgun sequence, one genomic window encodes:
- the SIAH1 gene encoding E3 ubiquitin-protein ligase SIAH1, translated as MSRQTATALPTGTSKCTPSQRVPALTGTTASNNDLASLFECPVCFDYVLPPILQCQSGHLVCSNCRPKLTCCPTCRGPLGSIRNLAMEKVANSVLFPCKYASSGCEITLPHTEKADHEELCEFRPYSCPCPGASCKWQGSLDAVMPHLMHQHKSITTLQGEDIVFLATDINLPGAVDWVMMQSCFGFHFMLVLEKQEKYDGHQQFFAIVQLIGTRKQAENFAYRLELNGHRRRLTWEATPRSIHEGIATAIMNSDCLVFDTSIAQLFAENGNLGINVTISMC; from the coding sequence ATGAGCCGTCAGACTGCTACAGCACTACCTACAGGTACTTCAAAGTGTACGCCATCACAGAGAGTGCCTGCGCTGACTGGCACTACAGCTTCCAATAATGACTTGGCTAGTCTCTTTGAGTGTCCTGTCTGTTTTGACTATGTGCTGCCACCAATTCTTCAGTGTCAGAGTGGCCACCTTGTTTGTAGCAACTGTCGCCCCAAACTTACATGCTGTCCAACTTGCCGAGGCCCACTGGGCTCCATTCGTAACCTGGCTATGGAGAAAGTTGCCAATTCTGTACTATTCCCGTGTAAATATGCCTCTTCTGGATGTGAGATAACTCTgccacacacagaaaaagcagaccATGAGGAGCTATGTGAGTTTAGGCCTTATTCCTGTCCATGTCCTGGTGCTTCATGTAAATGGCAAGGTTCTCTGGATGCTGTAATGCCACATCTGATGCATCAACATAAGTCAATTACAACACTTCAGGGAGAAGATATAGTGTTTCTTGCTACAGACATTAATCTTCCTGGTGCTGTTGACTGGGTTATGATGCAGTCTTGTTTTGGCTTTCATTTCATGTTAGTAttggagaaacaggaaaaatatgatGGTCACCAGCAGTTCTTTGCGATTGTACAGCTGATAGGAACACGCAAGCAAGCAGAAAACTTTGCTTATCGACTTGAGTTAAACGGTCATAGGCGGCGACTGACTTGGGAAGCAACTCCTCGATCTATCCATGAGGGAATTGCAACAGCCATTATGAATAGTGACTGTCTAGTCTTTGACACCAGCATTGCACAGCTCTTTGCAGAAAATGGCAATTTAGGCATCAACGTAACTATATCGATGTGTTGA